In Nomascus leucogenys isolate Asia chromosome 6, Asia_NLE_v1, whole genome shotgun sequence, one DNA window encodes the following:
- the PCLAF gene encoding PCNA-associated factor isoform X2, with translation MVRTKADSVPGTYRKVVAARAPRKVLGSSTSATNSTSVSSRKEHVLCNLLTQMMKKNRTFSFIFE, from the exons ATGGTGCGGACTAAAGCAGACAGTGTTCCAGGCACTTACAGAAAAG TGGTGGCTGCCCGAGCCCCCAGGAAGGTGCTTggttcttccacctctgccactaaTTCAACATCAGTTTCATCGAGGAAAG AGCATGTCCTTTGCAACCTGCTCACACAAATGATGAAAAAGAATAGAACTTTCTCATTCATCTTTGAATAA
- the PCLAF gene encoding PCNA-associated factor isoform X1 produces the protein MVRTKADSVPGTYRKVVAARAPRKVLGSSTSATNSTSVSSRKAENKYAGGNPVCVRPTPKWQKGIGEFFRLCPKDSEKENQIPEEAGSSGLGKAKRKACPLQPAHTNDEKE, from the exons ATGGTGCGGACTAAAGCAGACAGTGTTCCAGGCACTTACAGAAAAG TGGTGGCTGCCCGAGCCCCCAGGAAGGTGCTTggttcttccacctctgccactaaTTCAACATCAGTTTCATCGAGGAAAG CTGAAAATAAATATGCAGGAGGGAATCCCGTTTGCGTGCGCCCAACTCCCAAGTGGCAAAAAGGAATTGGAGAATTCTTTAGGTTGTGCCCTAAAGATTCTGAAAAAGAGAATCAGATTCCTGAAGAGGCAGGAAGCAGTGGATtaggaaaagcaaagagaaa AGCATGTCCTTTGCAACCTGCTCACACAAATGATGAAAAAGAATAG